DNA sequence from the Littorina saxatilis isolate snail1 linkage group LG9, US_GU_Lsax_2.0, whole genome shotgun sequence genome:
TGAaattttttaccccgccatttaggcagctataCGCCGCTTTCGTGAGAGCTTTTATATTATAAGTCGTTTACCctcaattaaaaataaaaattcaattcaattcaaatcaattcaattcaattttgGCCGAGCGTCCTTGTTTTCAGGATACAGAAATAATGTCACTCTCATTTTGCATTGTCTTTGTTATGGATGACGTCATGGAGTGTGTATGACGTTGCACTGCAGATGACGGAAAGGTGACAGAGAAGGAATGGGTGAGGCGGTGGACGTGTCGCTATGGTGACACGCAGTACGTGGCGACCTACATCTACCTGGTGATCAACAGAGGATTAGAGTCGACAACTGTGGCGTCTTTCGACATTCCCATGTTCCGTAAGCACTGAAAATAAGCTGGTAAATTCTAAGAATTAGTGTCCCGAATTGAAGGAAGAtgtttacagacagacaaaatcgTACGTGATAGTGTGATGAAACTGAGGATTAAAAGCGATgattttgactttgaaacttGATCCACTTTAACACActgtgtaaaaacaaacaataacaaacaaacacggatTTTTGTGTTTTATTGGTCAGCGTATTTCAAAAGAAATATAGttctatttttctctcttttttgtaaTAAAATGCATAGGCTGCTTGCTGTTCGATAGTTCTATTTTAATAATCGAGTTGCGGGGGAAatgggggtgggtagggggtcggggggggggggggtgtacggGGTTGTTGGGACATGCTTCCCCTGTGTGGAGTCTTTGTGAAATAAATCTATTCAACTTCACTCTCTACCTCCATACCCCATCGCTTTCCCGGCGCCCTTTCCCTGTGTGGAGTCTTTGTGAAATAAATCTATTCAACTTCACTCTCTACCTCCATACCCCATCGCTTTCCCGGCGCCCTTACCCTGTGTGGAGTCTTTGTGAAATAAATCTATTCAACTTCACTCTCTACCTCCATACCCCATCGCTTTCCCGGCGCCCTTACCCTGTGTGGAGTCTTTGTGAAATAAATCTATTCAACTTCACTCTCTACCTCCATACCCCATCGCTTTCCCGGCGCCCTTACCCTGTGTGGAGTCTTTGTGAAATAAATCTATTCAACTTCACTCTCTACCTCCATACCCCATCGCTTTCCCGGCGCCCTTACCCTGTGTGGAGTCTTTGTGAAATAAAGACATTTAAGCCTCAATCTTAAATGTTGTTATGTCGGGCGAACGACGTACTCCCTCTACCTCCATACCCCATCGCTTTCCCGGCGCCCTTTCCCTGTTCTCTAATCTCTCGTTTggagatgatggtggtggtggtggttgtcgATGTCCCGCATGTCacggatggccaaatcgtccgctcCATCGCCAGAGGCGAGTAAACAGTTttccgggctagtagaaaccgcctggcaactcgcccggctggccagtgaaaattctggtcaaatgaaACACTTCTGGTTATACTATCTTGTGTCAAAGTGAATTCTAAACGCTGCAGATGCAGCAGCTGTGGTATGTAACGGGCCAGcgaaatttctggcgggctagtgactttcttgaagctAGTCGCACGGCTGGCGagttaacattttgagattGGGCCATCCCTGGTTGATGTTGTTGCTCCCTTTGTTGCTCCCTTTGTTGCTCCCTTTGTTGCtatcgtttttgttgttgatgatgatttCATTTGTTTTGCAGGAACTGGGATTCCAGTGCCCGTATTCAGGGAAGTCAatagacaggtgagttccgtactgtacaatcacttttttttctaagtTTATATTCTCTTTTGTGATTATATAACGCTTTGGCCTATAAATCTGATTATACACGATCATGTGGATGGATGAATTTACCACACGACTGTCTttacctggttgaaaaatatgATTTTTAAGATTTTTGTGGCGTGTCAAAGTGACACTTtggcctgcaatcacgactcacTTCACCCTACCCCTTGATACACGATTTATGAACAATTAAAAAGAGACAACGATTAAAGACTATGGAAGAccgtggaaagctagcagcatcACAGTCGTGCTACCAACGCGTGTGCGTTTTCGGGGAGTGTAATCGGCTACCTGCCCTGGTGGCAAAGTGACAGAGgtattttacgtgccactgtggtgacacgggaaTGGGATAACAATAATGTCTCTGAGTCTTCACACAAGCTGGCCCATGACCGTCTCGGCCTAGATTTGAGCCCGTCACTGACCACGGGTTCAGGGCTCTATcaactgtatgtgtgtgtgtgtgtgtgtgtgtgtgtgtgagagagagagagtgtgtgtgtgtgtgaaagagagagagagagagagtgtgtgtgtgtgtgtgtgtgtgtgtgtgtgtgtgtgtgtgtgtgtgagagagagagagtgtgtgtgtgtgtgtgtgtgtgtgtgtgtgtgtggatgtgtgtgtgtgtgctgttcattaTCATTTGTCTCGCCTCACCCTGTAATGTGAATGAGGTCTTGTCCTTGTTTTTCAGCGCTACGTGGAATTCAGGTATGTCAAACGAACCTTTGGATGTGTGCACTGAGTCAGTCTTGTGtcgagtcagtgtgtgtgtgtgtgtgtgtgcgtgcgtgtgtgtgtttgtgtgcgggtgtgtgtgtgcttgcgtgtggctttgtgtctgtgcgtgcgtatgtgtgtcacttgtatggctttgtgtgtgtgtgtgtgagtgtatgcatgtgcgtgtgtgtgtacgtatgcgcgTTCCTGTGTCGCGGTGTGCgtgctgcgtgtgtgtgtgttggcccttgcatatgtatatatatatatatatatatatatatatatatatatatatatatatatatatatatatatatatatatatacgacttgtgtgtgtgtgtgtgtgtccgcgatgcacggccaaagttctcgatggatctttttcaaatttggtgggcatattcaggtacaccccggacacaacctgctcgatgagatatttcaacacgtgctctcagcgcgcagcgctgaaccgattttggtttttctctggatccattcccagtaactctttcttatcttctccagtgtttgttgtgttgtaactatagacgcttggtctgtgcaccttgaagaaggcctgcgggccgaaaatttggatttaaaaagatgcgacattctggcttggttttggactttttattgtgttgtttatatatatatatatatatatatgtgtgtgtgtgtgtttgtgtgtgtgtgtgtgtcagtgtgtgtgtgtatgtgtgtgtgtacgggtgtgagtgtgttagtgtgcttgcgtgtggatttgtgtctgtgcgtgtgtatgtgtgtcacttgtatgtctctttgtgtgtgtgtgtgtgtgtgtgtgtgtgtgtgtttgtgtgtgtgtgtgtgtgtctctctcgatctctctctgtatgacTGCATGTGTCAAATACGAATACTAGGGGTGACTATGAATAACCACGTCAGCGTGATTGTATGAAGCAGTTTTTCCTGTTCTGTCTATATTCTCTCTGTTGGTTGGCCTGTAAAACTCGCTACGTTCatttttggtgtgtgaccaagtggagggatggtcctatctcaTGTACAAGCCTGGTCAGATTTGAGACGGTGAGATAAACTGTGCATGTTTTCAGGAGGCCGAGTGGACCTTCAAAATCTCTCTCTGCTCCAAATTCATAATTCATATGTCTAATTCATCCAGTACCAAGAATTGTGTGGATCGCTACCTGACATTGGATGAGAAACTGGAGCTGAACGCGAATGTTAACGACTTCAACAACGACAGTACAGTCAATGCTGACGACTTTCTCCATGACCTCCAAAACAACTACGACAGGGACAGTAAGCCAATTTTGTATCTTGGAATTACAGTGAAGCCCGCGTTTAAgacccctaatttaagactgcctcctttttaagacattgttttctcagactttttgctcacaacctctgtaaatttacccccattttaaaacaccctccttttaaagaccagATTTGTCGATGTCTTAAAAAGGTCCACTGTAAGCCTAATTTTCTTTGGCAAAAACAACAGATGATGGCAACGTGACGGAGGCCGAGTGGGTGCTGCAGTGGGTGTGTGCCTATGGGGATGACGGCTACTTCGCCAGGTACACTTGGAGTGAGTTCACTGGAGGGCGACAGACCATCCCTAACAACTTCTTTGCTGGGGATACAGGTAAGTTTCTGGCAGCAAACTAATGtgaccccccacacacaccccccccccccccaacgcacacacacaaagagacaaaaGTTTTTGATatgctttacacacacacacatgcgcatacatgtacgcacgcacacacaagataaatagaGTTATGGAAAAGAAATGACAAACGTTGTTAATGTGTTGTTAGGGACTCACTAAACTCAAATGACAGAGTTAATGTGTTGTTCTGCACTCACTCAAATCAAACGTCACACTAAATACATTATTCTGCATTCACTCAAACCAAACAGCACAGTAAATGCGTAGGACTGTGTACCTCTGTAAACGTTTATGgcaatttgttttcttctttttttctcagcaAACACTATCGCTCAGCACAAGGCAAAAGTCAGGAAGGTAAGTcagttttcactttttttttttatccaatgTATGTGCAGCCTATATACATatgtattattaaaaaaaactctgtgtgtgtgtgtgtgtgtgcgcgcgtgcgtgtgcatatgtgtgcgtgtaagtgtgtgcatatatgtgtgtgtgtgtgtgtgtgcatacatatgtgtgtgtgtgtgcttgcgtgagtgcgtgtgcttgcgtgtgtgtgtgtatgcatgcgtgcatacgtgtgtgtgtgtgtgcgtgcgtgatgtGGCTAACTGGCAGTATTTCAGAAACTTAGTACTTTGCATGCACAATAATTGCCACAATAACATCGGCAATACTAGCAAGTTTAATTTCACATCTTCTTCAAATCTTTACCTTCAGAATTACTCCCACAGTATCATAGAGGTAGGAATTGACTCTAGCATTTTAGCGTTCACCTAGCGCGTTTTCCAATTTCTCCCCAGATATATGAAACCTTTGCAGAAGAACAGAAAGAAGCAGACTGCCCTGCAAAAAATGCAGGCCATGGCCAAAAAGAGAATGTCCAGAGTTTCATTGTTGTGGCTGCTGTGCATGTGGTCTTTGCTGTCTTCTGTCACATCTAaagattcacacacatacaattaacATGTTTGAGATGATTGTGACACCATGGCTTTGTGATAGtacagtgtatatatatatctataaccTCGCTTAGAAaatgtgatatatatatatatacagtggaaccccctctgAAGACCCTTAAAACatacaagaaaagcaaatgctttatACGACACCCCTTCGTCATATCGAATTACAGtggacccctccccctccccccccccccccactagaagactccctccctccctttttttAAGGCATGCTTTCTGAAACATTTTGTTCAAAgcgtctgtaaatttactcctTTTTAGGTCTTTAAAGGAGGGTCCCACTGTATATGATTCAAACATAGTTGCTGTTCTACCCTCGTCAAATAATGCGCAGAAGAACGTTGATTTGTCCAACCATATTTTCATTCCTGTGCAATGAGCAGAAAAAGGTTTGTGTGTTACCTGTGAGCACATAGGTGGAACATGTATCTCCTTTCTCCagtattatatatattatatatatatatatatatgcatatgcTTGCTGTCATGAcagaatgtttcgttttgtaaATAATCACACATTCCACAACATATGCGTTTTAGTTTATTGATCTAACAGAGGGTATACAACCttgaaaactaaacaaaaaacaGACACTGAATTATCTGAATAAAGTTTTATCACAGACATATAAaaggggtgtctgtgtgtgttcgtgtgtgtgtgtgtgtgtgtgtgtgtgtgtgtgtgtgtgtgtgtgtgtgtgtgtgtgtgtgtgtgtgtgtgtgtgtgtgtgtgtgtgtgtgtgtgtgtgtctgtgtgtgttcgtgtgtgtgtgtgtgtgtgtgtgtgtgtgtgtgtgtgtgtgtgtgtgtgtgtgtgtgtgtgtgtgtgtgtgtgtgtgtgtgtgtgtgtgtgtgtgtgtgtgtgtgtgtgtgtgtgtgtgtgtgtgtgtaacaagaCACATACAGCAATTAACAACACTTGCACCTCTGTATTTAAAACGCCTCACAACTCTATACATCCACAGTTTATATCACAATCCAGTttatctttaaaggcacagtgcagctcacagccttcgtttggcgtttttgttgcagctgagtgcatttacagttcaaaaatcctcctatggtagtaaaacaaacccaaaactacccaacgacgacatctgtgaagcacagacaaagacaaagacacagacacagacacagacaaagacaaagacacagacaaagacacagacaaagacacagacaaagacacagacaaagacacagacacagacacagacacagacaaagacaaagacaaagacacagacaaagacacagacaaagacacagacaaagacacagacaaagacacagacaaagacacagacacagacaaagacacagacaaagacacagacaaagacacacacaaagacaaagacacagacaaagacaaagacacagacaaagacacagacaaagacacagacaaagacacagacaaagacacagacaaagacacacacaaagacacagacacagacaaagacacagacaaagacacagacaaagacacagacaaagacacagacacagacaaagacacagacaaagacacagacaaagacacagacacagacaaagacacagacaaagacacagacaaagacacagacaaagacacagacacagacacagacaaagacacagacacagacaaagacacagacaaagacacagacaaagacacagacaaagacacagacaaagacacagacacagacacagacaaagacacagacaaagacacagacacagacaaagacacagacaaagacacagacaaagacacagacaaagacacagacaaagacacagacaaagacaaacactaagacacagacacagacaaacactaagacacagacacagacaaagacaaagacacacacaaagacacagactaagacacagacacagacaaagacaaagacaaagacacagacaaagacacagacaaagacaaagacaaagacacagacaaagacaaagacacagacacagacaaagacacagacaaagacaaagacaaagacaaagacacagacaaagacacagacaaagacacagacaaagacaaagacacagacacacacaaagacaaagacacacacaaagacaaagacacagacaaagacacagacaaagacacagacaaagacacagacaaagacacacacacagacaaagacacacacacagacaaagacacagacaaagacacagacaaagacacacacaaagacacagacacagacaaagacacacacaaagacacagacacagacaaagacacacacaaagacacagacaaagacacagacaaagacaaagacaaagacacacacacagacaaagacacagacaaagacacagactaAGACACAGactaagacacagacaaagacaaagacacacacaaagacacacacaaagacacagacaaagacacagacaaagacacagacaaagacacacacaaagacacagacaaagacacacacacagacaaagacacacacaaagacacagacaaagacacacacaaagacacagacaaagacacacacaaagacacagacaaagacacagacaaagacacacacaaagacacagacacacacaaagacacagacaaagacacacacaaagacacagacaaagacacacacaaagacacagacacacacacagacaaacacacacacacaaagacacagacacaaagacacacacaaagacacacacaaagacacaccaagacacacacaaagacacagactaAGACAAAGActaagacaaagacacagacaaagacccAGActaagacaaagacacagacaaagacacacacaaagacacagacacacacacagacacagacaaagacacagacaaagacacagacaaagacaaagacaaagacacagacaaagacaaagacaaagacacagacaaagacaaacacaaagacacagacacagacacagacaaagacaaagacacagacacagacacagacacagacacagacaaagacacagacacagacaaagacaaagacaaagacacagacaaagacaaacacaaagacacagactaagacacagacacagacacagacacagacacagacacagacacagacaaagacacagacacagacaaagacacagacacagacaaagacacagacacagacaaagacaaagacaaagacacagacacagacaaagacacagacaaagacacagacaaagacacagacaaagacacagacacagacaaagacacagacaaagacaaagacacagacaaagacacagacaaagacacagacaaagacaaagacacagacaaagacacagactaagacacagacacagacacagacacagacacagacaaagacacagacacagactaagacacagacacagacaaagacacagacacagacacagacaaagacaaagacacagactaagacacagacacagacaaagacaaagacaaagacacagactaagacacagacacagacaaagacacagacacagacaaagacaaagacaaagacaaagacacagacacagacaaagacacagacaaagacacagacacagacaaagacacagacacagacaaagacacagacaaagacacagacacagacaaagacacagacaaagacaaagacacagactaagacacagacacagacaaagacaaagacaaagacacagactaagacacagacacagactaagacacagacaaagacaaagacaaagacaaagacacagacaaagacacagacacagacaaagacacagacacagacaaagacaaagacaaagacacagacaaagacacagacacagacacagacacagacacagacaaagacaaagacaaagacacagacacagacacagacacagacaaagacaaagacaaagacacagacaaagacacagacacagacaaagacaaagacacagacaaagacaaagacacagacaaagacaaagacacagacaaagacacagacacagacacagacacagacaaagacaaagacacagacaaagacacagacaaagacacagacacagacaaagacacagacaaagacacagacaaagacacagacacagacaaagacacagacacagacacagacacagacacagacacagacaaagacccAGTGCCTTAAAAAGTCTCTGTAACTCTGAAACTATTGGAAGTTTCAGCTTGACTCCCTGAGACTAAATCAGGTAAACCttaaacaccaccaacaactttctaaagaaatatctttcaaacaaacaaataaatgataACAATTTGAACTACACGgtctggatgatgtgggtcATGGACAAGTCACATGTAATATGAACTACACGgtctggatgatgtgggtcATGGACAAGTCACatgtaatttgaactacacggtctggatgatgtgggtcATGGACAAGTCACATGTAATATGAACTACACGGTCTGGATGATGTGGGTAGTGGACAAGTCACatgtaatttgaactacaccgtctggatgatgtgggtcATGGACAAGTCACATGTAATATGAACTACACGGTCTGGATGATGTGGGTTGTGGACAAGTCACatgtaatttgaactacacggTCTGGATGATGTGGGTTGTGGACAAGTCACatgtaatttgaactacacggtctggatgatgtgggtcATGGACAAGTCACATGTAATTTGAAGTACACCGTCTGGATGATGTGGGTTGTGGACAAGTCACATGTAATTT
Encoded proteins:
- the LOC138975110 gene encoding uncharacterized protein; translated protein: MFSTFFVLGCLHYAAGQGCSQLSIDLNKKLDLGIEDNDVNLDGNVSFSDIKHDTEEYYDYNHDGKVTEKEWVRRWTCRYGDTQYVATYIYLVINRGLESTTVASFDIPMFRTGIPVPVFREVNRQRYVEFSTKNCVDRYLTLDEKLELNANVNDFNNDSTVNADDFLHDLQNNYDRDNDGNVTEAEWVLQWVCAYGDDGYFARYTWSEFTGGRQTIPNNFFAGDTANTIAQHKAKVRKIYETFAEEQKEADCPAKNAGHGQKENVQSFIVVAAVHVVFAVFCHI